One segment of Mesoplodon densirostris isolate mMesDen1 chromosome 6, mMesDen1 primary haplotype, whole genome shotgun sequence DNA contains the following:
- the LOC132491632 gene encoding basic salivary proline-rich protein 2-like, with the protein MLDGETSPSGEKARGGKEEGVVLLSPPHPTPRGAHYSPLRLRRARRVPLLTSEQPGPETSHPAVSAENFPLSRRGPGSPPRSGSGSEHSFPELSPDSDQRPRSSARSQEARRDSGSGPPPRAGSPPPAAPTPPPRGHARSPRSPRRLPAPPHPPAPWRPLGASSGGEGNRSSPAGPGLRRRLRGTSQAGAGASRAPQSAGRRPPPPHTPAHLRQAHLPPRPSGVHLCPQRAVATRGQGRDAHKSRGFSLTPPPQLGRLFLPEGSGEGRRFKSPRPGGASKSSRLWGRRTGEPSRHPEASQPLLGQLGFLFNFLF; encoded by the exons ATGCTAGATGGTGAGACTTCACCATCAGGTGAAAAGGCaaggggaggaaaagaagagGGTGTGGTACTCCTTTCTCCACCACACCCCACCCCTCGAGGCGCGCACTACAGTCCACTGCGGCTCAGGAGAGCACGGCGGGTCCCCTTGCTCACCTCGGAGCAGCCCGGGCCAGAGACCAGCCACCCGGCAGTCTCTGCAGAAAACTTCCCTTTAAGCA GGCGCGGGCCAGGATCGCCTCCCCGAAGTGGCTCCGGCTCGGAGCACAGCTTTCCGGAGCTCAGCCCGGACTCGGACCAGCGTCCCCGCAGCTCTGCGCGCAGCCAGGAGGCGCGCCGGGACTCAGGCTCCGGTCCCCCGCCCCGGGCCGGCTCGCCTCCCCCTGCCGCGCCCACTCCGCCACCCCGCGGGCACGCTCGCTCCCCGCGCTCGCCCCGCCGCCTCCCGGCGCCCCCACACCCACCCGCACCTTGGCGCCCGCTGGGAGCCTCTAGCGGAGGCGAAGGGAACCGCAGCAGCCCCGCGGGGCCCGGGCTCCGACGCCGGCTTCGGGGAACCAGCCAGGCGGGGGCTGGAGCTTCGCGCGCCCCCCAGTCAGCCGGCCGGAGGCCGCCGCCGCCTCACACACCTGCCCACCTGCGCCAGGCTCACCTGCCACCGCGTCCTAGCGGCGTTCACCTGTGCCCACAGCGCGCTGTGGCAACGAGGGG CCAAGGACGCGACGCACACAAGTCTAGAGGCTTTTCCTTGACTCCCCCGCCTCAGCTGGGCCGGCTTTTCCTTCCAGAGGGATCAGGAGAGGGGCGGCGGTTTAAAAGCCCTCGCCCTGGAGGTGCCTCCAAATCTTCACGCCTGTGGGGACGGAGAACCGGAGAACCTTCCCGGCATCCGGAagcctcccagcccctcctcggTCAACTTggctttctatttaattttcttttttaa